One genomic window of Gossypium hirsutum isolate 1008001.06 chromosome D11, Gossypium_hirsutum_v2.1, whole genome shotgun sequence includes the following:
- the LOC121223688 gene encoding E3 ubiquitin-protein ligase BRE1-like 1 isoform X2, which translates to MGSTGEADRKRRHFASISPTAVDSKKQPFSPTSEEKKLDTQVLQFQNQKLLQKLEAQKVEYSAFENKFIQLKNKQKPYDSTLQVANKSWEVLITGLESRAIHTQEAGRQNGECAPNTEDGALFPAEDAFLSRLMETGATESSSSNICPVQMKEDREQTASEKSGNILHNIVVAINDLWCLKDGLYAVVKKDLPIYGSCRQKAFCDLESEVKNLRLAIGDIHLNHRSLVRELQSHRDIDAKNKAELKRLKGELEIAVAELQVSNCKLATLKAERDATKGAFFPVLNLGGKPVAGDKLKDKHRDLQEMESALKKLLEQASTRLTELKGLHEERIEILQQLSNLQNTLKSIKRISSSQVYLLVRDQLERSKSEVSRYQDLYEKLQVEKDNLAWKEKELSIKNDIADVFQRSLAISDSRASHMGAEIQRQIDERKRVEAKLEEASREPGRKEIIAEFKSLLSSFPEEMSLMQSQLGKYKEAVVDIHSLRADVQSLYTTLDRKAKECENLSVRSVEQVAETNKLQAMVQELKDSDVELKLIFDMYRHEFTDSRDVLEARDSEYKAWAHVQSLKSCLDEQNLELRVKTANEAEAVSQQRLAAAEAEIAELRQKLEASRRGKARLSDVLKSKNEENEAYLSEIESIGQSYDDMQTQNQQLLQQVTERDDYNIKLFLEGVGSKQLQDALLFEKHTMEKDLQQASSSLDFYEMKAARIEDQLRFCSDQVQKLAEERFQNSVSLENTQKRLSDIRRSHQARESLEDSQSKIERSRVALVELQIELERQR; encoded by the exons ATGGGGAGCACTGGTGAGGCTGACCGAAAGCGGCGTCACTTTGCCTCCATATCTCCCACTGCTGTTGACTCAAAGAAGCAACCATTCTCACCAACTTCTGAGGAGAAAAAG CTTGAtactcaagttttgcaatttcAGAATCAAAAGCTGCTGCAAAAGTTAGAAGCTCAGAAGGTTGAGTATTCTGCTTTTGAGAACAAATTCATTCAACTGAAGAACAAACAGAAGCCATATGATTCTACATTGCAAGTGGCGAACAAATCTTGGGAAGTG CTGATCACTGGCTTGGAATCTCGTGCCATCCACACACAAGAAGCTGGCAGGCAAAATGGTGAATGTGCACCTAATACAGAGG ATGGGGCTCTATTTCCTGCTGAGGATGCTTTTCTTAGCAGACTTATGGAGACAGGTGCAACTGAGAGTTCCTCTTCCAATATTTGCCCAGTGCAGATGAAAGAAGATAGAGAACAGACTGCATCTGAAAAGAGTGGGAACATATTACACAATATAGTAGTTGCAATTAATGACCTATGGTGTCTGAAGGATGGATTATATGCTGTAGTTAAAAAAGATCTTCCTATCTATG GATCATGCAGGCAGAAGGCATTTTGTGACCTAGAATCAGAAGTTAAGAATTTGAGGTTAGCAATAGGTGATATTCATTTGAACCACAGATCTTTGGTAAGAGAGTTGCAGAGCCATAGGGATATTGATGCTAAGAATAAAGCTGAACTTAAGCGTCTGAAAG GTGAATTAGAAATTGCAGTTGCAGAACTGCAGGTAAGTAATTGCAAATTGGCAACTCTTAAAGCAGAAAGAGATGCAACGAAAGGTGCATTTTTTCCTGTCTTAAACCTCGGGGGTAAGCCTGTTGCTGGTGATAAGCTCAAAGATAAGCATAGAGATCTGCAAGAAATGGAGTCAGCCCTCAAAAAGCTGTTG GAGCAAGCATCCACTCGACTAACAGAACTAAAAGGCCTTCATGAGGAAAGAATAGAAATATTACAGCAGTTATCAAATTTGCAG AACACATTGAAGAGTATAAAGCGCATTTCTTCTTCCCAAGTATATCTTCTGGTGAGAGATCAACTAGAAAGGTCAAAATCAGAAGTTTCGCGGTATCAGGATTTATATGAGAAACTACAG GTTGAGAAAGATAATCTGGCTTGGAAAGAGAAGGAGTTGAGTATAAAAAATGATATAGCTGATGTATTTCAGAGATCATTGGCAATTTCTGATTCTAGAGCTTCTCATATGGGGGCAGAAATACAGCGACAAATTGATGAAAGAAAGAGAGTTGAAGCTAAGCTGGAAGAGGCATCTAGAGAACCAG GAAGGAAGGAAATAATTGCAGAATTTAAAAGCTTGCTTTCTTCATTTCCTGAGGAAATGAGTTTGATGCAGAGTCAATTAGGTAAATACAAAGAGGCCGTCGTGGATATTCATTCTCTCCGCGCTGACGTGCAATCTCTTTACACTACTCTTGATAGGAAG GCGAAAGAGTGTGAGAATTTGTCTGTCAGATCTGTTGAGCAAGTTGCTGAAACAAACAAGTTGCAAGCCATG GTCCAGGAATTGAAGGACAGTGATGTGGAGTTGAAGTTGATATTTGATATGTACAGACATGAATTTACTGATTCAAG AGATGTTTTGGAAGCTAGGGATTCAGAATACAAGGCATGGGCTCATGTTCAAAGTCTGAAATCTTGTCTTGATGAGCAAAATCTGGAATTACGTGTTAAGACGGCTAATGAAGCTGAAGCGGTATCCCAGCAAAGGTTGGCTGCTGCAGAAGCTGAAATTGCTGAGTTGCGACAGAAACTGGAGGCTTCCAGGAG GGGTAAGGCTAGGCTTTCTGAtgttttaaaatccaaaaatgaGGAAAATGAGGCTTACTTATCTGAAATAGAG TCAATTGGACAGTCATATGATGACATGCAAACACAAAACCAGCAGCTATTGCAGCAAGTCACAGAGAGGGATGACTATAACATCAAG CTTTTTCTAGAAGGTGTTGGGTCAAAGCAGCTGCAAGATGCTCTACTCTTTGAAAAACATACCATGGAGAAGGATCTTCAGCAAGCCAGTTCATCCCTTGATTTTTATGAGATGAAAGCTGCAAGAATTGAGGATCAA CTGAGGTTTTGCTCAGATCAGGTTCAGAAACTGGCAGAAGAAAGATTTCAAAACTCGGTTTCATTGGAAAATACACAAAAACGATTGTCAGATATTAGAAGATCTCATCAGGCAAGGGAGTCACTAGAGGACTCACAATCTAAGATTGAGAGAAGTCGAGTGGCATTGGTGGAGTTGCAGATAGAATTAGAGAGGCAAAGGTAA
- the LOC121223688 gene encoding E3 ubiquitin-protein ligase BRE1-like 1 isoform X3: METGATESSSSNICPVQMKEDREQTASEKSGNILHNIVVAINDLWCLKDGLYAVVKKDLPIYGSCRQKAFCDLESEVKNLRLAIGDIHLNHRSLVRELQSHRDIDAKNKAELKRLKGELEIAVAELQVSNCKLATLKAERDATKGAFFPVLNLGGKPVAGDKLKDKHRDLQEMESALKKLLEQASTRLTELKGLHEERIEILQQLSNLQNTLKSIKRISSSQVYLLVRDQLERSKSEVSRYQDLYEKLQVEKDNLAWKEKELSIKNDIADVFQRSLAISDSRASHMGAEIQRQIDERKRVEAKLEEASREPGRKEIIAEFKSLLSSFPEEMSLMQSQLGKYKEAVVDIHSLRADVQSLYTTLDRKAKECENLSVRSVEQVAETNKLQAMVQELKDSDVELKLIFDMYRHEFTDSRDVLEARDSEYKAWAHVQSLKSCLDEQNLELRVKTANEAEAVSQQRLAAAEAEIAELRQKLEASRRGKARLSDVLKSKNEENEAYLSEIESIGQSYDDMQTQNQQLLQQVTERDDYNIKLFLEGVGSKQLQDALLFEKHTMEKDLQQASSSLDFYEMKAARIEDQVCMTYFVWNNLLQVIQILRLVQILLQLRFCSDQVQKLAEERFQNSVSLENTQKRLSDIRRSHQARESLEDSQSKIERSRVALVELQIELERQR; encoded by the exons ATGGAGACAGGTGCAACTGAGAGTTCCTCTTCCAATATTTGCCCAGTGCAGATGAAAGAAGATAGAGAACAGACTGCATCTGAAAAGAGTGGGAACATATTACACAATATAGTAGTTGCAATTAATGACCTATGGTGTCTGAAGGATGGATTATATGCTGTAGTTAAAAAAGATCTTCCTATCTATG GATCATGCAGGCAGAAGGCATTTTGTGACCTAGAATCAGAAGTTAAGAATTTGAGGTTAGCAATAGGTGATATTCATTTGAACCACAGATCTTTGGTAAGAGAGTTGCAGAGCCATAGGGATATTGATGCTAAGAATAAAGCTGAACTTAAGCGTCTGAAAG GTGAATTAGAAATTGCAGTTGCAGAACTGCAGGTAAGTAATTGCAAATTGGCAACTCTTAAAGCAGAAAGAGATGCAACGAAAGGTGCATTTTTTCCTGTCTTAAACCTCGGGGGTAAGCCTGTTGCTGGTGATAAGCTCAAAGATAAGCATAGAGATCTGCAAGAAATGGAGTCAGCCCTCAAAAAGCTGTTG GAGCAAGCATCCACTCGACTAACAGAACTAAAAGGCCTTCATGAGGAAAGAATAGAAATATTACAGCAGTTATCAAATTTGCAG AACACATTGAAGAGTATAAAGCGCATTTCTTCTTCCCAAGTATATCTTCTGGTGAGAGATCAACTAGAAAGGTCAAAATCAGAAGTTTCGCGGTATCAGGATTTATATGAGAAACTACAG GTTGAGAAAGATAATCTGGCTTGGAAAGAGAAGGAGTTGAGTATAAAAAATGATATAGCTGATGTATTTCAGAGATCATTGGCAATTTCTGATTCTAGAGCTTCTCATATGGGGGCAGAAATACAGCGACAAATTGATGAAAGAAAGAGAGTTGAAGCTAAGCTGGAAGAGGCATCTAGAGAACCAG GAAGGAAGGAAATAATTGCAGAATTTAAAAGCTTGCTTTCTTCATTTCCTGAGGAAATGAGTTTGATGCAGAGTCAATTAGGTAAATACAAAGAGGCCGTCGTGGATATTCATTCTCTCCGCGCTGACGTGCAATCTCTTTACACTACTCTTGATAGGAAG GCGAAAGAGTGTGAGAATTTGTCTGTCAGATCTGTTGAGCAAGTTGCTGAAACAAACAAGTTGCAAGCCATG GTCCAGGAATTGAAGGACAGTGATGTGGAGTTGAAGTTGATATTTGATATGTACAGACATGAATTTACTGATTCAAG AGATGTTTTGGAAGCTAGGGATTCAGAATACAAGGCATGGGCTCATGTTCAAAGTCTGAAATCTTGTCTTGATGAGCAAAATCTGGAATTACGTGTTAAGACGGCTAATGAAGCTGAAGCGGTATCCCAGCAAAGGTTGGCTGCTGCAGAAGCTGAAATTGCTGAGTTGCGACAGAAACTGGAGGCTTCCAGGAG GGGTAAGGCTAGGCTTTCTGAtgttttaaaatccaaaaatgaGGAAAATGAGGCTTACTTATCTGAAATAGAG TCAATTGGACAGTCATATGATGACATGCAAACACAAAACCAGCAGCTATTGCAGCAAGTCACAGAGAGGGATGACTATAACATCAAG CTTTTTCTAGAAGGTGTTGGGTCAAAGCAGCTGCAAGATGCTCTACTCTTTGAAAAACATACCATGGAGAAGGATCTTCAGCAAGCCAGTTCATCCCTTGATTTTTATGAGATGAAAGCTGCAAGAATTGAGGATCAAGTATGCATGACTTATTTTGTATGGAATAATCTTCTACAAGTAATACAAATTTTGCGTCTTGTGCAAATCCTTTTGCAGCTGAGGTTTTGCTCAGATCAGGTTCAGAAACTGGCAGAAGAAAGATTTCAAAACTCGGTTTCATTGGAAAATACACAAAAACGATTGTCAGATATTAGAAGATCTCATCAGGCAAGGGAGTCACTAGAGGACTCACAATCTAAGATTGAGAGAAGTCGAGTGGCATTGGTGGAGTTGCAGATAGAATTAGAGAGGCAAAGGTAA
- the LOC121223688 gene encoding E3 ubiquitin-protein ligase BRE1-like 1 isoform X1 → MGSTGEADRKRRHFASISPTAVDSKKQPFSPTSEEKKLDTQVLQFQNQKLLQKLEAQKVEYSAFENKFIQLKNKQKPYDSTLQVANKSWEVLITGLESRAIHTQEAGRQNGECAPNTEDGALFPAEDAFLSRLMETGATESSSSNICPVQMKEDREQTASEKSGNILHNIVVAINDLWCLKDGLYAVVKKDLPIYGSCRQKAFCDLESEVKNLRLAIGDIHLNHRSLVRELQSHRDIDAKNKAELKRLKGELEIAVAELQVSNCKLATLKAERDATKGAFFPVLNLGGKPVAGDKLKDKHRDLQEMESALKKLLEQASTRLTELKGLHEERIEILQQLSNLQNTLKSIKRISSSQVYLLVRDQLERSKSEVSRYQDLYEKLQVEKDNLAWKEKELSIKNDIADVFQRSLAISDSRASHMGAEIQRQIDERKRVEAKLEEASREPGRKEIIAEFKSLLSSFPEEMSLMQSQLGKYKEAVVDIHSLRADVQSLYTTLDRKAKECENLSVRSVEQVAETNKLQAMVQELKDSDVELKLIFDMYRHEFTDSRDVLEARDSEYKAWAHVQSLKSCLDEQNLELRVKTANEAEAVSQQRLAAAEAEIAELRQKLEASRRGKARLSDVLKSKNEENEAYLSEIESIGQSYDDMQTQNQQLLQQVTERDDYNIKLFLEGVGSKQLQDALLFEKHTMEKDLQQASSSLDFYEMKAARIEDQVCMTYFVWNNLLQVIQILRLVQILLQLRFCSDQVQKLAEERFQNSVSLENTQKRLSDIRRSHQARESLEDSQSKIERSRVALVELQIELERQR, encoded by the exons ATGGGGAGCACTGGTGAGGCTGACCGAAAGCGGCGTCACTTTGCCTCCATATCTCCCACTGCTGTTGACTCAAAGAAGCAACCATTCTCACCAACTTCTGAGGAGAAAAAG CTTGAtactcaagttttgcaatttcAGAATCAAAAGCTGCTGCAAAAGTTAGAAGCTCAGAAGGTTGAGTATTCTGCTTTTGAGAACAAATTCATTCAACTGAAGAACAAACAGAAGCCATATGATTCTACATTGCAAGTGGCGAACAAATCTTGGGAAGTG CTGATCACTGGCTTGGAATCTCGTGCCATCCACACACAAGAAGCTGGCAGGCAAAATGGTGAATGTGCACCTAATACAGAGG ATGGGGCTCTATTTCCTGCTGAGGATGCTTTTCTTAGCAGACTTATGGAGACAGGTGCAACTGAGAGTTCCTCTTCCAATATTTGCCCAGTGCAGATGAAAGAAGATAGAGAACAGACTGCATCTGAAAAGAGTGGGAACATATTACACAATATAGTAGTTGCAATTAATGACCTATGGTGTCTGAAGGATGGATTATATGCTGTAGTTAAAAAAGATCTTCCTATCTATG GATCATGCAGGCAGAAGGCATTTTGTGACCTAGAATCAGAAGTTAAGAATTTGAGGTTAGCAATAGGTGATATTCATTTGAACCACAGATCTTTGGTAAGAGAGTTGCAGAGCCATAGGGATATTGATGCTAAGAATAAAGCTGAACTTAAGCGTCTGAAAG GTGAATTAGAAATTGCAGTTGCAGAACTGCAGGTAAGTAATTGCAAATTGGCAACTCTTAAAGCAGAAAGAGATGCAACGAAAGGTGCATTTTTTCCTGTCTTAAACCTCGGGGGTAAGCCTGTTGCTGGTGATAAGCTCAAAGATAAGCATAGAGATCTGCAAGAAATGGAGTCAGCCCTCAAAAAGCTGTTG GAGCAAGCATCCACTCGACTAACAGAACTAAAAGGCCTTCATGAGGAAAGAATAGAAATATTACAGCAGTTATCAAATTTGCAG AACACATTGAAGAGTATAAAGCGCATTTCTTCTTCCCAAGTATATCTTCTGGTGAGAGATCAACTAGAAAGGTCAAAATCAGAAGTTTCGCGGTATCAGGATTTATATGAGAAACTACAG GTTGAGAAAGATAATCTGGCTTGGAAAGAGAAGGAGTTGAGTATAAAAAATGATATAGCTGATGTATTTCAGAGATCATTGGCAATTTCTGATTCTAGAGCTTCTCATATGGGGGCAGAAATACAGCGACAAATTGATGAAAGAAAGAGAGTTGAAGCTAAGCTGGAAGAGGCATCTAGAGAACCAG GAAGGAAGGAAATAATTGCAGAATTTAAAAGCTTGCTTTCTTCATTTCCTGAGGAAATGAGTTTGATGCAGAGTCAATTAGGTAAATACAAAGAGGCCGTCGTGGATATTCATTCTCTCCGCGCTGACGTGCAATCTCTTTACACTACTCTTGATAGGAAG GCGAAAGAGTGTGAGAATTTGTCTGTCAGATCTGTTGAGCAAGTTGCTGAAACAAACAAGTTGCAAGCCATG GTCCAGGAATTGAAGGACAGTGATGTGGAGTTGAAGTTGATATTTGATATGTACAGACATGAATTTACTGATTCAAG AGATGTTTTGGAAGCTAGGGATTCAGAATACAAGGCATGGGCTCATGTTCAAAGTCTGAAATCTTGTCTTGATGAGCAAAATCTGGAATTACGTGTTAAGACGGCTAATGAAGCTGAAGCGGTATCCCAGCAAAGGTTGGCTGCTGCAGAAGCTGAAATTGCTGAGTTGCGACAGAAACTGGAGGCTTCCAGGAG GGGTAAGGCTAGGCTTTCTGAtgttttaaaatccaaaaatgaGGAAAATGAGGCTTACTTATCTGAAATAGAG TCAATTGGACAGTCATATGATGACATGCAAACACAAAACCAGCAGCTATTGCAGCAAGTCACAGAGAGGGATGACTATAACATCAAG CTTTTTCTAGAAGGTGTTGGGTCAAAGCAGCTGCAAGATGCTCTACTCTTTGAAAAACATACCATGGAGAAGGATCTTCAGCAAGCCAGTTCATCCCTTGATTTTTATGAGATGAAAGCTGCAAGAATTGAGGATCAAGTATGCATGACTTATTTTGTATGGAATAATCTTCTACAAGTAATACAAATTTTGCGTCTTGTGCAAATCCTTTTGCAGCTGAGGTTTTGCTCAGATCAGGTTCAGAAACTGGCAGAAGAAAGATTTCAAAACTCGGTTTCATTGGAAAATACACAAAAACGATTGTCAGATATTAGAAGATCTCATCAGGCAAGGGAGTCACTAGAGGACTCACAATCTAAGATTGAGAGAAGTCGAGTGGCATTGGTGGAGTTGCAGATAGAATTAGAGAGGCAAAGGTAA
- the LOC121223688 gene encoding E3 ubiquitin-protein ligase BRE1-like 1 isoform X4: MGSTGEADRKRRHFASISPTAVDSKKQPFSPTSEEKKLDTQVLQFQNQKLLQKLEAQKVEYSAFENKFIQLKNKQKPYDSTLQVANKSWEVLITGLESRAIHTQEAGRQNGECAPNTEDGALFPAEDAFLSRLMETGATESSSSNICPVQMKEDREQTASEKSGNILHNIVVAINDLWCLKDGLYAVVKKDLPIYGSCRQKAFCDLESEVKNLRLAIGDIHLNHRSLVRELQSHRDIDAKNKAELKRLKGELEIAVAELQVSNCKLATLKAERDATKGAFFPVLNLGGKPVAGDKLKDKHRDLQEMESALKKLLEQASTRLTELKGLHEERIEILQQLSNLQNTLKSIKRISSSQVYLLVRDQLERSKSEVSRYQDLYEKLQVEKDNLAWKEKELSIKNDIADVFQRSLAISDSRASHMGAEIQRQIDERKRVEAKLEEASREPGRKEIIAEFKSLLSSFPEEMSLMQSQLGKYKEAVVDIHSLRADVQSLYTTLDRKAKECENLSVRSVEQVAETNKLQAMVQELKDSDVELKLIFDMYRHEFTDSRDVLEARDSEYKAWAHVQSLKSCLDEQNLELRVKTANEAEAVSQQRLAAAEAEIAELRQKLEASRSQLDSHMMTCKHKTSSYCSKSQRGMTITSSFF, translated from the exons ATGGGGAGCACTGGTGAGGCTGACCGAAAGCGGCGTCACTTTGCCTCCATATCTCCCACTGCTGTTGACTCAAAGAAGCAACCATTCTCACCAACTTCTGAGGAGAAAAAG CTTGAtactcaagttttgcaatttcAGAATCAAAAGCTGCTGCAAAAGTTAGAAGCTCAGAAGGTTGAGTATTCTGCTTTTGAGAACAAATTCATTCAACTGAAGAACAAACAGAAGCCATATGATTCTACATTGCAAGTGGCGAACAAATCTTGGGAAGTG CTGATCACTGGCTTGGAATCTCGTGCCATCCACACACAAGAAGCTGGCAGGCAAAATGGTGAATGTGCACCTAATACAGAGG ATGGGGCTCTATTTCCTGCTGAGGATGCTTTTCTTAGCAGACTTATGGAGACAGGTGCAACTGAGAGTTCCTCTTCCAATATTTGCCCAGTGCAGATGAAAGAAGATAGAGAACAGACTGCATCTGAAAAGAGTGGGAACATATTACACAATATAGTAGTTGCAATTAATGACCTATGGTGTCTGAAGGATGGATTATATGCTGTAGTTAAAAAAGATCTTCCTATCTATG GATCATGCAGGCAGAAGGCATTTTGTGACCTAGAATCAGAAGTTAAGAATTTGAGGTTAGCAATAGGTGATATTCATTTGAACCACAGATCTTTGGTAAGAGAGTTGCAGAGCCATAGGGATATTGATGCTAAGAATAAAGCTGAACTTAAGCGTCTGAAAG GTGAATTAGAAATTGCAGTTGCAGAACTGCAGGTAAGTAATTGCAAATTGGCAACTCTTAAAGCAGAAAGAGATGCAACGAAAGGTGCATTTTTTCCTGTCTTAAACCTCGGGGGTAAGCCTGTTGCTGGTGATAAGCTCAAAGATAAGCATAGAGATCTGCAAGAAATGGAGTCAGCCCTCAAAAAGCTGTTG GAGCAAGCATCCACTCGACTAACAGAACTAAAAGGCCTTCATGAGGAAAGAATAGAAATATTACAGCAGTTATCAAATTTGCAG AACACATTGAAGAGTATAAAGCGCATTTCTTCTTCCCAAGTATATCTTCTGGTGAGAGATCAACTAGAAAGGTCAAAATCAGAAGTTTCGCGGTATCAGGATTTATATGAGAAACTACAG GTTGAGAAAGATAATCTGGCTTGGAAAGAGAAGGAGTTGAGTATAAAAAATGATATAGCTGATGTATTTCAGAGATCATTGGCAATTTCTGATTCTAGAGCTTCTCATATGGGGGCAGAAATACAGCGACAAATTGATGAAAGAAAGAGAGTTGAAGCTAAGCTGGAAGAGGCATCTAGAGAACCAG GAAGGAAGGAAATAATTGCAGAATTTAAAAGCTTGCTTTCTTCATTTCCTGAGGAAATGAGTTTGATGCAGAGTCAATTAGGTAAATACAAAGAGGCCGTCGTGGATATTCATTCTCTCCGCGCTGACGTGCAATCTCTTTACACTACTCTTGATAGGAAG GCGAAAGAGTGTGAGAATTTGTCTGTCAGATCTGTTGAGCAAGTTGCTGAAACAAACAAGTTGCAAGCCATG GTCCAGGAATTGAAGGACAGTGATGTGGAGTTGAAGTTGATATTTGATATGTACAGACATGAATTTACTGATTCAAG AGATGTTTTGGAAGCTAGGGATTCAGAATACAAGGCATGGGCTCATGTTCAAAGTCTGAAATCTTGTCTTGATGAGCAAAATCTGGAATTACGTGTTAAGACGGCTAATGAAGCTGAAGCGGTATCCCAGCAAAGGTTGGCTGCTGCAGAAGCTGAAATTGCTGAGTTGCGACAGAAACTGGAGGCTTCCAGGAG TCAATTGGACAGTCATATGATGACATGCAAACACAAAACCAGCAGCTATTGCAGCAAGTCACAGAGAGGGATGACTATAACATCAAG CTTTTTCTAG